The genomic segment GGAAATGCGTAAGTCCTATTAAACAAATTGTAGGCGCGATCTCCGAGTCGCGCGGAAAGGAAAATTTACTATGGCAGCTTTTAAAGCAGGTATCATCGGTTGTGGTGGACGTGGGCGCGCCCATGCACGCGGGTATCAAGCATCTCCAGATGTTGAGATCGTGGCGTGTTCCGATCCGATTGAAGACGCGAGGAACGCTTTCGCGGAACAGTTTGAGGTGCCCAATACCTACGAAAGTTATGAAGAGATGCTGGCTAAAGAATCGCTCGATTTTGTCAGCGTCTGCACGTGGATTGCGCTCCATAGGGATATGGTTATCGCTGCTGCCAACAGCGGCATTAAAGCCATCCATTCTGAGAAACCGATGGCACCGACATGGGGCGATGCCAAAGCACTCTATCAGGCGTGTGTGGATAACGACGTGGTGATAACGTTCTGCCACCAACGCCGTTTTGGCGCACAATTCATTAAGGCAAAACAACTGGCAAATGAAGGGGCAATCGGTGAATTGCGCCGCCTTGAGGGTTCATGTTCAAATCTGCTTGACTGGGGAACACATTGGTTTGATATGTTCCTTTTTTATAATAACGACGAACCTGTTGACTGGGTAATCGGTCAAATAGATGTAGCAGAAGAGAAACTCGTCTTCGGGACGCAAGTTGAGACAAGCGGTCTATCCTGGTTCCGCTGGAAAAACGGTGTCGAGGGTTTATTGACAACCGGTGGTGCCTCTTCACAAGGGTTCTCGAATCGTCTCATCGGCACTGAAGGTATTATTGATGTCGGTGGTGGCGCGCCGGTCCGCCTGCTACGCGCGGAGTCTGACGGTTGGGAAACGCCTGATTTAAGCGACATCCCGAAAGGCGATGACACAGTTTTCTCTGTTCTTGACCTTATTGACAGTGTTAAGACTGGACGTGAGCCGGAACTCAGCGGACGTAAAGCACTGCAGGGGGCGGAACTTATTTTTGCGACGTATGAGTCGAGCCGGCGGCGGGCAAAGATTAATTTACCCCTCACAGTAGATGATTCGGCTTTGCTGACGATGGTTGCTAATGGAGACATCGGTTAAGTCTTAGTTCTATAAGCTGCAGGCGCGGTTTACCACCGCGCACTGTAGCAGTATCACATGCCTTGTGTTTTTCTGTAATTTTTATCAACCTAATTGAATCTTTTGCGTCTAACAAAGATTAAAGGGGATTTCATACACCTGTCCCGCAAGACCATAAAGTTTTAAAGAATATGTAAAAATATTGCAACCTTTTTATCCTTAAAACGCGTCTTATGACATAAGTGTATATTGTCTAACGTTTAGACTTGAAATGAAAAAACAAGTCAGAAGCAGTAATAGATACGACGCAGTTCTCGACACACTCCATTCAACGCCAGAGGCATGTCTAACGTGCAAAAAGCGTTTGCCGGACACCGCTTGATATGTTGAAGCGTGGAGGTGCCGATACCGGGATAAGGTCCGAACCTGCCCGGAAAATATGTGAATCAACGCGAAGCACCGAATCTTTGCAATCTTTCGGACTCGCGAAAAGCAGGGAGAAACGAGTGCAAAAAATTAAGAATATGTACGGTGTTGCTTATAAACCGGCACACAAAAATCGAAACCAACACAAACTCGGAAACAATCCAACCCCCAAATCACCAATCCGTTCGCGATGGGTGAATTTTCTCTTTTTTCAGATTTTTGTCTGTTTCACAGCTTTAATGATTTCTACCGATGTATCGGCGGTGTCTTCTGTAACACTGTCTGTTGTTGATACCGAGGGAGATGATACGATTTTCAATGGTGATAACCAGAGGTTGCGTATTACTATCTCATTATCAGATGATCCGAGTGACCTCGGTCCGTATGATTATATCCTCAAAGTAGATGGTCATGACGAGGTTCAAATTGGTAGTCCCGGTACTATAGAGGAAAATCAAACAAAAACTGTCGTTGAGGCTTGGAATGGCGGTAATCTTTCAGAGGGCACCTATACAATTCGTGTGGAAATTCGTGAAAACGGTGCGGCTCCTGATGCTGAGGCATCATTTTCAGACGAGGCAACAGTAACCTTAGACAGAACTGCCCCGGAGATTTCAATTGGCACCGATCTCACCGAATTCTCGCCAAATGGAGACAGATTCCTTGATGCCGTTACTGTCTATTATAGTGTAGATGAAGATGTCACAGAGAGTGAATTGGAATTTTTTCGCGTCGTTAATGATAGCGAAACTCAGTTTGGGCGACCTGAGCGGCTTGAGGAAACTGCTGGAGAACATACATTCTTTTGGGATGGCGCAGACAGAAATTTCAGAATTTTTCCAGATGGACAGTACAAACTAAGAATTAAGGTAGTTGACAAAGGTGGAAATTCTACGCAATCGGATAAAACCAACCCGATTACTATTGATACGCAAGCACCTGTAATATCTCGTGTTGTTGCTAATGAGAACCTGACCATTGTTAATGGTGTTTTTATCAATGCCCCTATTCAATCGATTAAAATGACGGCAGACGATTTAGGGGGTACACCGATTGATTTTACCGACGTGGACACGGCTCTAATGGTGGAGGCACAAGATGATACGACTATAAAAGGATCCCTCAGCCAGGAGGGTCAATCATTGACATTGTCCTTCGGCAACCGCTTGGATACAGCATCCGAAAACGGCGAATATACTATTTCAATAGCTGTTGCTGATAGAGCTGGAAACCTCGCCGAAAAAACGTTGAATTTCACCTTTGATAACATCGCACCGAATTTGACAGAAGTCGCTACTTCAAACGGCAAGTTGACCCCCGGTAGCGGCGTTAGCACATGGACAAATTTTGTTGAGGCAACGCTCAGTGATAATATTAAAAATGGCCTCAGCCTTTTCGACTCCACAATTCGACTCACCGGACCCAATGGTACTGTATTGGGACAGCAGACACAACCAACTGCTAATAAAATCCGTTGGCTCTTCCTATCGCCGCTCTTGGCGCGGGATGGCCTTATGGATGGTACGTATACAATTGAAATTGATGGAGTGGACAAAGCCGGGAACCGGACAGGGGCTTTACAAATACCTTTTATCTTTGATAACCTTCCACCGTTGGTCACCTTAGGTCCTACAGAAGAATCTCCCTTCACGCTTAATCAGGATACCATTTACCACGCGCAGCCGCTTTCACAGATTGTCGCAACGTTTGATGATGCAGGTGTTGGTGTTGATTTGGATGGAGATACACGTGTTACTTTCGGCACGAAGGATGCTGGTGATGGACTCAACACACTCCCCGGACGCGTTATTCTGGCAAAGGATCGCGATCAATTAGCTTACGTCTTAGAAACGCCACTGACAAGCCGAGACGGAACCCAAGATGGACACTATGTACTCAACGTTCAAGCTACAGACATCCTCGGTAATACAGAAACGTACAGATACCAATTTGTCTACGATACGCAACTCCCCGCACTCGTTTCTACGGCACCGGCTGCCAATGAGACCGTCTCAGAACTATCGCAAGTTGAGATCGTACTTGATGAAGCAACCAGCGGTATAGATTTCATTCAGAGTACCTTCCGATTGACTCGCAGTGTTGACGGAAACGCTGTAGATGTACCTGTGAATCTGACGAGTAACGGCACAGATGCAGCGACCTTGACGCTCGCAAAACCGATTGCCTTAGATGGTTCAGATGATGGTACCTACATAATTGAAATCTCCCCGATGGACTTAGCCGGTAACGTCGGGGTTACCGTTCGCCGCGAATTCTATCTCGTCAGTCAAAGCCAACCTGAGATTCGATTGACAATGCCAGAAACTACAACTGTCAATAATTTGACTACGGTTGTCGCTGAACTCAGTGGATACATCGGTGCCGGTATTGATCCCAATGCCTCGACACTAACTGTCAGAAATGCCCAAGGGGCTCTTATCACATCGACTGAACTTGAACGTAATGAAGTAAATAACCTGTTAACTTGGAACATAGAAACGCCTCTTCCACGCGACGGCAGTGCAGATGGTGAATACACTGTAACCGCAACCTTCGTCGATTTTATTGGACAACGTTTAACACAACAATTTCAACTCCTTTTAGACACACAATTTCCCGCGATCGAAAGCGTACAGGTCGCAACCGATTCCAAACCCGAACTTGCCACGGGTAGCACAACAATCGTTGCTGAAGGTTTTTCACAAATCATTGTAACCTTTGAGAACGCGCAAGAAGATCTCGTTAGTGGTATTGACTTCGCCAATACAGGTGTTACGTTCACCAATCCCTCTGGCGAAAGTATATCTGTTAACCGGTTGGATGACGGTGCCAATGTCTTGACCCTTGATTTTCCAGCATTAACGCAGCGCGGTGAGTATGTACTCTCTGTTACGCCCCAGGACCTCGCTGGGAACCAAAGTGCCGCCCCGCTTGTTTACCGGCTGCGGGTTGACGTGCCTTTGCCTACAGTCACTTCGGTTCTCATTGGCGATAAACTCGGCACTATCGTTTACCTTAACGGCGATGCCACTAACATAGTTGCCACTTTCGCTGATTTGAGTGGGGCAGGGTTAGACTTGGATGATGGCGGTTCAACGATCGCCGTCACTACTGAATCAGGGCTACCCGCACCCGGCATTACCACATCCAATGGGACAGATCAATTAACGTGGACACCCACAGTGCTCCCGACTGATGGCAGTGCTGATGGTCGTTATACCGTCACCGTCACACCGAAAGACAAAGCCGGGAGGCAAGGTGATGTTATTTTTCGTCAATTCGTTTACGATACACAGGCACCACGCATCACTGCCGCTACGCCGGTCTCATTGATTCAACCCGTTACCTATATCAACGGTTCTCTCACACAACTTCAATTCACCGTTGAAGATGTCGGACCCGCAGGTTTAGCGTTAGACGAACAGACAATAGAACTCCTTGATGCCCAAGGTGCCTCTGTCAGTGCCACGCTGACATTTGATGAACTAAACAGTCAATTGTATCTCACACTCGACGCGCCGCTTGCACAAGATGGAAGTGCCGATGGCGAATATACCGTGCAATTGCCGCTTGTTGATAGATCCGGAAATGTTTTGGATTCGGAGCAGGTCTTCGTTTACGATTCTCAAGTGCCTCGTATTTCATCGGTTTCGGTAAACACGGAATCACCATTAGAACTTTTCCCACAAGAGGTTGTTGAGGTTCCAGAATCTATTAGCAGTATTACACTCCAATTTCAGGACGCGATGGGGATTGACTTCATCAATACCGGTGTTACGCTGACCAATCCGGCTGGTGAGAACATCGCTGTTAACCGTTCTGATGACGGTGGAAATGTCTTGACCCTTGATTTCCAAGTATTAACCCAGCGTGGTGAATATATTCTCGCGATTACACCGCAGGATTTGGCTGGAAATCAGAGTGCTGCACCGTTTGTTTACAGATTCCGCGTCGGTGTCCCTTTACCCACAGTCACTTCGGTTCTCATTGGCGATAAACTCGGCACTATCGTCTACGTCAACGGCGAGGCAACCAATATCGTCGCGACTTTCGCTGATTTGAGTGGGGCAGGGTTAGACTTGGATGATGGCGGTTCAACGATCGCTGTCACTACTGAATCAGGGCTACCCGCACCCGGCATTACCACATCTAATGGAACAGATCAATTAACGTGGACACCCACAGTGCTCCCCATTGATGGCAGTGCCGATGGACGCTACACCGTCGTTGTTACACCCAAAGATAAAGCCGGGAGGCAAGGCGATGCTGTCTATCGGCAGTTCGTTTACGATACACAGGAACCACGTATCACCGCTGCTACACCAATGTCATTGACGCAACCCGTTACCTATATTGGTGGATCTCTTACGCAATTTCAGTTTACTGTTGAAGACGTAGGCCCCGCAGGTTTAGAACTATCGGAACAGACGATAGAAATTCTTGATGCCCAAGGCGTGCCCGTCGATGCGATATCCACATTTGACGAGATAAACAGTCAACTGTATCTCACGCTTGATGCTCCGCTTGCACAGGATGGGAGCGCGGATGGTGAATACGTCGTCAAGGTCTCGCTTGTTGACCAATCAGGAAATATGTTGGAGTCGGCACAGAGTTTCGTTTACGATTCTCAAGTACCTCGTGTCTCCTCGGTCTTGATAAATACTGAGACACCAGTAGAACTCGTTCCACAGCAAATTACCGAAGTTGCGGAATCTATCAGCAGTGTTACGCTTCAATTTGAGGAAGCAACACGAGTTGATTTCGCGAATACCGTCGTCAGTTTAGTCGGTCCCGATGAACAACCGATTCCGATCAACGTCTCAGCTGATGGACTTACGCAACTGACCGCGCGTTTTGTCGCACTCACCCAAGCTGGATTGTACACACTGTCTGTCACACCGCAAGATATAGCAGGCAATGTTGCCCAAGGGGCTGTACAATACGCTTTTCGCCTTGATTTCGTCTTGCCGAGTGTCAGTATTGTCGAATTGGGCGGACAAATTGGGGATGTTGTTTTCCTCAACGGCAGTGATGCCACAATAGTCGCCACTTTGCTCGACGGGACTGGCACCGGACTCGCTTTAGGGGATGGTGGTTCAAGCATTGTTGTGACGGGACCCTCAGGGACAATTGTTCCCGGTCAAACTCACACAGATGGCGAGAACCGGTTAACATGGCAACCTATATCGCTCCCGACTGATGGCAGTGCTGATGGTCGGTACACTGTGGCAGTTACACCTGTTGATAAAGCGGGTCGGCAAGGCGATGTCGTTTATCGACAGTTCATTTACGATACAGAAAACCCGCGTATCACTGCGTCTTCTCCCATAGTGTTGAGCCAACCGGTGTCTTACATCAGCGACGGCTTGAACCAGTTTTCGTTTACTGTTGAAGATGTCGGACCGGCGGACCTGCTTCTGGAAGCACAATCCATTGAGTTAATAGACGGTTCTGGAAATGTCGTCCCGGCAACGTTGACATCCGACGAGTTAACAAATCAACTCTACTTGACCCTCTCGCTCCCGTTCGCTCGAGATGGAAGCGTTGATGGTACGTATACAGTCAGGTTATCCCTCATTGACAGAGCCGGTAATACCTCGAATTCGGAACACCTCTTGATCTATGATTCTCAAGTGCCACAACTTTCTGCTGTCACGGTAAATACCGAACCACCGATAGAACTTGTTCCGCAAGGAACTGCCGAGGTTTTGGAACCCATCAGCAGCATTACGATTAAGTTTGGCGAAGCAACGAGAGTTGATTTTGTCAATACAGTGGTTACGCTCGTGAGTTCCGGTGTCGCTGCTACCTCTGAAGTAGTGGACATCCCGCTTACATTGCAAGATGACGGTACATCTCAGATAACTGCCAGTTTTCCGGAATTAAATCAACTTGCTACGTATGTCCTCTCTGTCACACCACAAGATATCGCTGGTAATGTCGCCACTGCACCTATTAATTACACTTTCATTCTCGATATACCGTTGCCGAGTGTCAGTTCTGTTGTTATAGGCGACGCCGAGACAGTAGCTGGCGGCGATGTTGTTTACGCCAATGCAAGCAACATGATTATAGGCGCGGTACTTGAAGACCCAACAGGGACAGGATTATCCTTCGGCAGTGACGGATCGGATATTACGGTAGCAGACATGGAGGATTTAGTTGTTCCCGGTCAAATCAGTTCTAATGGCGTAGACCTGCTCGTTTGGAAACCGATAACACTCACGACTGATGGCACTACCGATGGACGATATAGTGTATATGTTACACCTGTTGATAAAGCCGGACGCGAGGGAAACACCGTTTATCGCGAATTCATTTATGATACGCAAGAACCAGAGATAATCGCTGCTGACCCGATAGATTTAAGTCAACCGGTCTCCTATATCAGTCAGAGTTTAACGCAGTTCCACTTTACAGTTGTAGATGTCGGTCCTGCAGATATTGAGTTATCGGATCAGAAAGTGAGCCTCCGGGATGCAAATGGCAATTTAGTCCCTGCGCAGCTCACTAATGATACGAATAACCAACTCTTTTTTACGCTTGACCAGCCTTTACCTCTTGACGGTAGTATGGATGGTGAATACACCATTGTTATTGAGTTAGGAGATAAAGCTGGCAATGCCTTCACAGTTGAACATAGCATCGTCTATGATACGCAAGCACCGACGCTTGTTAGTACAGTCCCCGCTGATGGTTCACTTCTCACCGAAGATGTCACACAGGTACAGGTAACGCTCAATGATGCGGGTGGTAGTGGTATCGACTGGACAAGGACTACGATAACACTGGTTAACCCGAGTGGACTCCAAATATCAGGTGAAATTGTCAGTAACGGCACAACAACCTTAACGCTTAGCACGAATCAACTCGTTGAGGATGGACGATACACTATCCGTGTTCAAGCTGTTGACCGCGCCGGAAACGGACAAGCAAC from the Candidatus Poribacteria bacterium genome contains:
- a CDS encoding Ig-like domain-containing protein — protein: MQKIKNMYGVAYKPAHKNRNQHKLGNNPTPKSPIRSRWVNFLFFQIFVCFTALMISTDVSAVSSVTLSVVDTEGDDTIFNGDNQRLRITISLSDDPSDLGPYDYILKVDGHDEVQIGSPGTIEENQTKTVVEAWNGGNLSEGTYTIRVEIRENGAAPDAEASFSDEATVTLDRTAPEISIGTDLTEFSPNGDRFLDAVTVYYSVDEDVTESELEFFRVVNDSETQFGRPERLEETAGEHTFFWDGADRNFRIFPDGQYKLRIKVVDKGGNSTQSDKTNPITIDTQAPVISRVVANENLTIVNGVFINAPIQSIKMTADDLGGTPIDFTDVDTALMVEAQDDTTIKGSLSQEGQSLTLSFGNRLDTASENGEYTISIAVADRAGNLAEKTLNFTFDNIAPNLTEVATSNGKLTPGSGVSTWTNFVEATLSDNIKNGLSLFDSTIRLTGPNGTVLGQQTQPTANKIRWLFLSPLLARDGLMDGTYTIEIDGVDKAGNRTGALQIPFIFDNLPPLVTLGPTEESPFTLNQDTIYHAQPLSQIVATFDDAGVGVDLDGDTRVTFGTKDAGDGLNTLPGRVILAKDRDQLAYVLETPLTSRDGTQDGHYVLNVQATDILGNTETYRYQFVYDTQLPALVSTAPAANETVSELSQVEIVLDEATSGIDFIQSTFRLTRSVDGNAVDVPVNLTSNGTDAATLTLAKPIALDGSDDGTYIIEISPMDLAGNVGVTVRREFYLVSQSQPEIRLTMPETTTVNNLTTVVAELSGYIGAGIDPNASTLTVRNAQGALITSTELERNEVNNLLTWNIETPLPRDGSADGEYTVTATFVDFIGQRLTQQFQLLLDTQFPAIESVQVATDSKPELATGSTTIVAEGFSQIIVTFENAQEDLVSGIDFANTGVTFTNPSGESISVNRLDDGANVLTLDFPALTQRGEYVLSVTPQDLAGNQSAAPLVYRLRVDVPLPTVTSVLIGDKLGTIVYLNGDATNIVATFADLSGAGLDLDDGGSTIAVTTESGLPAPGITTSNGTDQLTWTPTVLPTDGSADGRYTVTVTPKDKAGRQGDVIFRQFVYDTQAPRITAATPVSLIQPVTYINGSLTQLQFTVEDVGPAGLALDEQTIELLDAQGASVSATLTFDELNSQLYLTLDAPLAQDGSADGEYTVQLPLVDRSGNVLDSEQVFVYDSQVPRISSVSVNTESPLELFPQEVVEVPESISSITLQFQDAMGIDFINTGVTLTNPAGENIAVNRSDDGGNVLTLDFQVLTQRGEYILAITPQDLAGNQSAAPFVYRFRVGVPLPTVTSVLIGDKLGTIVYVNGEATNIVATFADLSGAGLDLDDGGSTIAVTTESGLPAPGITTSNGTDQLTWTPTVLPIDGSADGRYTVVVTPKDKAGRQGDAVYRQFVYDTQEPRITAATPMSLTQPVTYIGGSLTQFQFTVEDVGPAGLELSEQTIEILDAQGVPVDAISTFDEINSQLYLTLDAPLAQDGSADGEYVVKVSLVDQSGNMLESAQSFVYDSQVPRVSSVLINTETPVELVPQQITEVAESISSVTLQFEEATRVDFANTVVSLVGPDEQPIPINVSADGLTQLTARFVALTQAGLYTLSVTPQDIAGNVAQGAVQYAFRLDFVLPSVSIVELGGQIGDVVFLNGSDATIVATLLDGTGTGLALGDGGSSIVVTGPSGTIVPGQTHTDGENRLTWQPISLPTDGSADGRYTVAVTPVDKAGRQGDVVYRQFIYDTENPRITASSPIVLSQPVSYISDGLNQFSFTVEDVGPADLLLEAQSIELIDGSGNVVPATLTSDELTNQLYLTLSLPFARDGSVDGTYTVRLSLIDRAGNTSNSEHLLIYDSQVPQLSAVTVNTEPPIELVPQGTAEVLEPISSITIKFGEATRVDFVNTVVTLVSSGVAATSEVVDIPLTLQDDGTSQITASFPELNQLATYVLSVTPQDIAGNVATAPINYTFILDIPLPSVSSVVIGDAETVAGGDVVYANASNMIIGAVLEDPTGTGLSFGSDGSDITVADMEDLVVPGQISSNGVDLLVWKPITLTTDGTTDGRYSVYVTPVDKAGREGNTVYREFIYDTQEPEIIAADPIDLSQPVSYISQSLTQFHFTVVDVGPADIELSDQKVSLRDANGNLVPAQLTNDTNNQLFFTLDQPLPLDGSMDGEYTIVIELGDKAGNAFTVEHSIVYDTQAPTLVSTVPADGSLLTEDVTQVQVTLNDAGGSGIDWTRTTITLVNPSGLQISGEIVSNGTTTLTLSTNQLVEDGRYTIRVQAVDRAGNGQATRFERNFLLSRRLPTIVSTEPVTAPVDEAFTNEEIEQIEVELETDDENHLSTLRLLNPGDQVVAGQQQRASGKLIYNLVRPLATDGSEDGRYTIEFTPISASGRNGETQRLTFIYDTQAPEIESDDVINLVVAQPGVNNSLTEIRVNLTDNTSGIDWENLDEKWLTFERLSPNASKISGRVDDDGQGNLTFRLTAPLADNGSADGEYRITVNPKDRAGNDDEPYERVFIYDTSPPMIDAGTLLINDAPLLVDINTDNYPTAVSTTGGVVIQANIFDTGLGVNLAQSKITVRRPDGSELSGNTQQNGVDTIVFKSDGLTLRGNYQVEVTSIGNDSELLGFAPTDSITTEFLYETGEPTATVTSDGGETELTDEPLPLEGTATDPAGTQRIGEGEIPVQASGVWLVEIVGTGPDDQPIAPVPAVDDSNAQEEPWSRWSIDFLPTRSGEYDLDVRVTDNAGNYAVYDIGKYTMSVSLTFRGSTFGWPNPLRLSQRDVAFFSFDVNVPLGETIELTLSIYDWSGDMVLSQTYPDVVSGQRNDQLVKWNLENQSGNTVARGLYIFRLEAVNAAGNSANVVGKVLVVD
- a CDS encoding Gfo/Idh/MocA family oxidoreductase, with the protein product MAAFKAGIIGCGGRGRAHARGYQASPDVEIVACSDPIEDARNAFAEQFEVPNTYESYEEMLAKESLDFVSVCTWIALHRDMVIAAANSGIKAIHSEKPMAPTWGDAKALYQACVDNDVVITFCHQRRFGAQFIKAKQLANEGAIGELRRLEGSCSNLLDWGTHWFDMFLFYNNDEPVDWVIGQIDVAEEKLVFGTQVETSGLSWFRWKNGVEGLLTTGGASSQGFSNRLIGTEGIIDVGGGAPVRLLRAESDGWETPDLSDIPKGDDTVFSVLDLIDSVKTGREPELSGRKALQGAELIFATYESSRRRAKINLPLTVDDSALLTMVANGDIG